GAGATTAATTAGTTAACTCTACTACCCCTTTAGTTTCTGTTTACTCCTGTTAAATCTTGTACATATGACCAAAGGTGTGCTTAAttatcaaaagaaagaaagaggagcTAACCTCGGGTGGATGTATGATGACTTCCTGACCGTTTTCTCCCCCTAATGAGCACTCAGGCCTCCGGAACGTCAACAAACCAGCCAGTGCAGCAATATTAGCAGCATCAATAAGATTCCTGCCACAGCAAAGTTGCAATTCAACGTcctaatttatttaaaaaaataaaaaataaaaaaaaaagagcttttACCCTCCATTATCTAGAATGTGGAGATCAACACGAATAGCCCATACTAATTTCCCAGAGAGAATACAAAGCGACTCTGTATCAACTGCCCGGCTCTCCCTGCAAATTTGAACATTGAATTTTCAAGCATTAGCTTATATGGCTGAAAATCAATGCTACTAGTAAAAGTAAGCTGATGATTTGACCTGAGACCGCGGTCAATAACGCGGCCGAGCTCGACGGCGGACTCGCCGGGGCGGCCAGGCTCAAAGGAAGGGTCGGCCATGGGAGAGAACTCGGTGAAGATGGAGAGGGTGCCGTCGTTGGGCCTGTCCCGGTAGGGCTGGACGAGCTGGGCCGTGACGAAGGCCATCACATGAGTTTGGCCGAGGTGGACCTCCGCGGAGCCCTCGTCCTTCCCGAACTTGATTTCGAGCTTACGGTAGTCGAAGGGACGCCGGCCGTCGATTCGGAGCCCCGACTCCAATGCCGTCTCGATGAACTTCTTCTCGTTCACCGTCATCCGCCACGTGTTCGCCATTCTCTGCTCCATTCCTTCCTTCGCCACCAAACCCCAATTGCTTTGCTGCTTTCTTCGGTCTTTTAGACGAAGCAGGGGTTTTGTTTCTGTCTAGGGTTTTAGGGGGCCAAGACGACTACAACGACGTCGTTGGCTCTAATTTTTGACCTTTTCTTTTCGACCGTTGGATGGATAGCCAAGATCAATGTCGTTATCTTCACCTCTATTTATCTTGTTCAATTTCTCGTGCCTTGGACACCAAGGAAGTCCtcatggttttgttttttttttaaatggaatGAGGCATTACCCTAGTCGGGTGCCTCCATCATATTTACTATTACTATATACTGCTAGATAGCTTGCCCTGGCGGCCTGGCGTTGCCACGGGTCTTACGATTAGCATGATAGTCTGATCGCTTTTGCTAGATAGTATCAACGCTTTGGGTGCTTAATTTAACTGTTGTAGTGTATATTACTTTGGTTGCATTGATGAAGAAATAAAATGAATTGTAAAATTGCAAAAGTTAACAATCATCACAAAAGGCGTTCCAGGAACAACACATCTTGGAAAGCAGTACATAGGAGGTCATACCTACGTCCTTTTAGTACTGTACTTTTTCTATTAGATAATTTGCATTATCGTAACATACAATTCATATATGTCGGAAGGAAAGATGATAAACATTAGTCAAGTCCAAAAGTATAGTTCTCTCGGTTACAGAACATAACAATATGGAAGTCCATCCGATATGAATGCATAGAATATAGTGGTTATCTTCTACCTTTTGGATCTATAAATTATGACCAAATGCACCTTATTCCCCAGGAccaaacaaaatttctttacAAAAGTGATCTCCTTGAGAAATACAAAGGTGGGTGTTATATTACTTGCATTTTGAAACACTCCCCACATGAGCCTCAAATCCTCTGAAACCCttgaaaatccataaatatggcttccaaaacatataaaaaaaGGCAGACCAACACAATACACAAAGAGCAAAATTCTACTTGCTCTTATTTTAAAGCACCATTTTCGCACTTTGTTTTCCCAGCTCTCTGCTTGCTTGAACCTCCAAAAAACCCAGCTAAATAACAAAGCCTATAGTGGAGCAAGAATCAGCTCTGTGTTCCTCACGGGATTCCCTGCAATAACAATAATGAAGCAAAGTAAACATTATTGTGGGTTAAAGCTTTGGAATCTCTGAACAAATGGGATATTTTATGGGGCCATAAAATGGAGCACAAAACACCCAAGTTTCTTGTTCAAGTGATATTATCCTTTGTCGTTTGACAATCAAAGAGGGTCccattgtttgattttgttgattCTTTAACTATTGTCCTTCCCAGTTTTTCCTTCCAATATCTTGGTGAAGTGGCCTATGTCTGTCATAGGATTTTGCAAGATGACCATAAAAGAAGAGGAAAGCGGACAACATTCTAAAGACTTAAACCATAATTTATAAACTTAACCACTCAATTTCATATTATTTGGTATTCGAAATCAGCAAAGGGCAATGTAGATTGAGAATAATACAGTTAGGAAAATCTTAGCACACTAACATTGGCAACATGTAAACTCCACTCCGGGATAAAATACGGCTACGACAAAAAAATCAATGTTTTTGCTCCGCACTTGTCGAAAAGGAAGTTTTAGTATTTGAAGAAGAGTAAACCGCTCGGTTCCCATGTTCCATCCGGCGACACGTCTTTCGGAAGTCGTCGTCGGACGGGTAGGTAGTATTTCCCAATCCACCGGTCAAGGAAACCCAGAATGGTGGAGTTCAGGCTTGGACGAGGACGAATGTTGGTGGAGGTATATCACTCTGCAACCGACGAATCGTTTGCTACAGCCGCCGTCAAGGAAACCCGGGGGAGACTGGGATGGTCAATCAAGGAGGCGCTCTTGCAGCATCACTCAATCGGAGGCGATCCGGCAACAATTGCTGACTGAATACTCCCTTGACATCATTGGTGATCCGATTCATTGGCACGGTGATTTGCTAATTACGGTGCTGTGGTTCTTGAGCACGTCAGCGACAGTGAGGATCGAGCATGGCGTGGTCCCGCCAGTGGTTCCGGCCGAGCTTCATCGTCCATCGTTGGTGGCCGTACTTCCATCCCGTAGGGGACATGAGTTGTGGACCTACTTTGGGTCGTGGGCCTGTCCAAAGTTGTGGGCTTGTCCAGGGCCGTGGGCCTTTCTTCATTCCTTGGGCCTCTGCTTGTGGTGGGCTTATAGTatgtattattttgttttgttattttgtttcaAGTTTAGGTGTATTTATGTACAATAAATTCCTGCCAACTCTTGGTAAGGTCATGTGGGCTTTGTATTAGGCTACATACTCAGTATGCCTTGTTTGGCCTAGCGAGCCGGCATATCTTGGATTGGGTGCAatctcctagtggcaggatgaaatgtTGGGTCGGCAGATTCATGTCTAGTCGTCAGCATATTAGGAAAGCTATTTTATTGGCTCTATGGCACTGCTTTAACTTTCCGATATGCCACCAttattgtaaagcaaatggagtagtctATGTAACACTCTTTGCTATTGGGTGCATGTTCGAATTCATGGTATTTGTggagactcctgttattattcaggaGATCTTCTTGAGGTgtattgtaatatggggtttaGGCATTACATCCCCCCTTTGTATTCATCTGTTTCATTAATGAAGGCTTGATGGCAGCCGCACCAGcacttatttcaaaaaaaaaaaaaaaacattggcAACATGTGAACATAAGTTACATAACAAATTTATGCAAATAATAGTGTCATCGTTCTTTTCTCGGAAGAATTTAGTGTAAGACACTTCTTTGTTTCGGGAAgaataaccataaattagagatAGCCCAAGCTAATCAAGAATGAAACCATAACAAACCATTGTAGGTGCTACATCTGTCTTGTAAGAAAATCATACCTTAACTTCCCCTGTGCATGCTTCCAGATATTAGTAGGCACTCTTGCACTTTGTATCTTTCTTTATTAGGCAGCTACATGATTTTCATCATCACCATTGTCAGCAAGCCTCTCCTTAATTCTCATCTTGAATGTGTTTAATATAGAAGAAAAATGACAGATTCAAACAAAATGACTTTAAACATAACAATCGTGCtactttaaaaaaagaaaaaaagaaaaaaaagatagaaTCATTAACAGCACCTTCTTATTTTGAAATCAATACTATCCAAGATAGAATCATCATTAACTAAGGCAGCACCTTGTTTTGAAATTAATACTATCCAAATTGGTGTGATTGATCTAAAATTTGACATATGGAGACCTTGATATCCAAAGATTTGAAAGTTGACTGGCAGCTTTCATTTTGTTCCTGGATTCCATGAGCAAAGCATAAGATATGTAAAACTCAGATTGTCTTtctaatttcattttattaaccaaacacaataagttaaaaagaaaaaagggaaagcACCAATTGGGGATCCAAGAGTGATAACAAAACATGAAATCCTCTAGATGCAGCGACGTAAACACTAAATTCAAGCATTAACCCAGTTAAAATATCCAATTGGGGTTTGTATATATGATACATATAAATTGTGAGATCACACATTTGCATAACAAAATTTCAGTGATTAAATTTCTTTCTACAACTATCAAACACAAATATTATCCCTTAGAAAGAAGCCGATTCTTTGGAAGTAGCTTTGATGCTTTCGGAGGAAGAGCCACATGTCTGTATAGCAAACATTTTAGGTTAATTCAAGcattaaagaaataaaaattaaatgagGAATAAGAAGGAATGGAAAGGAATAAACTAAGATGGTTCAAAACCAGGACAGTCACAATTTGTCTTCTTCTCCTACCTTGAGTCGGTTAGAGttgcttcttcctccatcaAAATTGAGACTGGCAATACTTACCAATGAAATGGAAATCAATCCGGAAATTTCTGTTTGTGTGTTGGGAAAACACTAAAATCCCAGAAGAGATATGATGAAACAGAAGCTCAAGATTTACCGTCGTTTTATCAGTGTGTCGGTCTTGATGACAAACTGTGTAAACAGATGCCTCCTGAAGAAACAAAGACCTGGCTATTTTGGTTATATACGCAGGTGATGGCAAGCTGTAAATTGGTGCAAGAGAAGGATAAAGTTGTAATCCCATAAACGTAAACCGGCCGACAATAAATTGAGTGCAAAGAAGTATACATATGTATTGACATCAAATTGCTTAGGAAAAGCTGAATTTAAGTGATGTCATCACTGAAAGTATTTGCAGAATAATGAAATCTTTGAATACAGTTGGTGAATTTGTTAGACGACGAAGTTCTTTTGAGTCAAAGCAATTGAAACTACGGTGGAGAGTGAAATACCTATGAAttgcaatatttttttttactttactTTAATCAAGTTGTGCTGACCGTTAACATATATTAGAAGCAATAGAAAAATCTATTTGCGCTAGCTAACACATAATATTTAGAGAAAATTTCAGCCCATGTCTCAAAATTATGCTGTCAAGACCAATTTGATATCAAaattctcaaaagtatcaatatatacttccgtcaaaaataTCTAATGGCGCtgtttgtttgctgacgtggcaaacaTGTGGGCCTcccaaaaaagtgaaatgaacaatttacccttttttttttgttaattcatttttttcttttcatttctttttcttcttcttattcttctgggattttctggcttctgcttctttttcaacctcaatcctcttcttcttctctctcctcctgcgcccaaaccatcaccaacGCTGCCATCATCCTCTCCAATTCCTACTACAAATCCATGTTCTTCACACTCAACTGTTAACGAACAGACCCAAAACGAAAGTTGggtgggtatcaaattggccttacCAGTATAGTTTGGGAactgactgaatttttctctactATTTACTATGCACTAAACATGAGTGCACTTTGATCATAAAAAAGGGTGTTTCTAAATGTATCCAGCAAAAATCTAAGTACACCCAGCAACttcttttaaattaaaaatatataaataaatttgaCTAATTTCCGATTATGCCCCATCGCTAAACATTtacccataatttttttttccaacatcTTATACCTAGGAAAACGTCATGTCATAAACTGTTCTAGGTTGTTTTGCGTGGGGAGAGAAGTATGTCAGTTTTGTCACTGCCACAGTGAGGCAGCCGAGCACAGTGAAATGGGGTCAATGGTGTTCTTCTTTTCCACTTGTCCACAGCCACCAAGACGATCCCAAGTCCCAACAACCTCATTTCCAAGCATTGTGCTTAAAGCTCAAATTTGATCAACAAAAATGAAACCCagaatcaaatcaatcaatacaattctgggtagttagtttcttcttctctctatgGGCTACTAATATTCATTGAATATTAGTTCTTGATTTTGGATAGGGACAACAAATCTATTCCATGAGATGAGGCTTATTAAATAGGAGTAAAACAAGTGTAGTGCAGAGTAAGTAACTGATTTCCACATTTCTTAACTCTTGAAAAAGTTCTTTTGCTTTAATTATAAATTAATTGAAAATCAGTTTAACCAAAAACAATTAGCATGTAGAATTGCTCCAGTCACCCATTCCTACCAGAATCATGTATCTCGAAACCCATAATTGGTATGGGTTCTAACTGATCAGAAGAGAAAGATGTTGCTGGGTGTGTTTTTGAGGACATTATTTTGAAAGGTGAGGGTATTTTGGGAAATTTTACTGGGTTAAACTAAATAATATTCAATACGGTACACTTAGAAATTTTAttaggtacatttagaaagattctaaaaaaaaaaataataataaaaaatgtgAACTGTTCCCGACTGTTCATAAGGGAGAGAAAGGACGATTTTGTCCTCACTTTATCTTCTTTTACGCCTGCATATGCCATTGGTGTCTGAAGCTACGTCGGTTTATTTCTTCTGTTTGGTACCAGAAGCAATGTCGGTTTTCTTTGGGCAGTAGAAGACGGCATAGGATGGGTTTagaaaaaaagggagaagaagagcGATTGGTGTTGGTTTGAAGAAAAGGGAGAATAAGAGCGAGCGATTAGTCTGCGTTGCGTATTCAGAGATCGATCGAAGGTTTGGAACTTTTTCTTGCTGAGTTCCTTGGTTTGATTAAAGCATGTGGGGAAATTTTCTTTCGGTTTCTGGTTAGATTAACCTTTGCCTTGCCCGTCCATAAATGATAGGGATGTAGGATGATTTGAATTTTAGGCATAAGTATTTGTGACTTCAGGCAACTAGGtgaggggttttttttttattgagtttTGTTTAAAATTCAGCTGGCCTTATGCTTATTGGTTATGTATCAAAATGGTGCTAATTGCTTAGTTTCCAGTactgggttttgaattttgatcaagAATTGATATTCTAACTTGTCCTCAATTGATCTTGGATTCATCATCACTTTCTTTAGATTCATTTACCTTATCAATGACTGCTTTGCTTGCACCCTTTGATTCAGAAGATTCAGGACTGACTGCTGCTGCTGTTGGTGCTTTTGAATTAGATGTATCAGCGATAGTTGGGGGGATATTCTTAGGAACTTCCTAcagaccaacaatgaaaatagaACTCTGTGTGTTAGCAATAGAATATTCATCTTGCAGTTGGCACTTGCTAGAAAAAACAGAGCAGTAATTGCAATAAAGGTGTAATCAAGTATGAAGAAGAGCTAGTACTACTATTTCTGCTTTGAAATTATTGAAGGTTGGTAAAGGGTATGAAACGGTTGGGTATAAAAATAGAAGGATTCAGTGGGAACCCACGGCTGCAAGTTGATAAGTTAGTTCATGGGGGAGTTAAGCATAGAGACAAAAGTTTACTGTGAGGGAATGGATGTGGAGCAAGAAATTGCCCAACTTTCGCTCTGTGATTTTATCCAAATTTCCTTTGGTTTTTCGGTTTGTGAGAACTGAAAACTAACTTCTAGATATAAGAGGAAACCTGCAGGTTAGGGTTTGATGAGTTGGGAAAGCAAGAGGTGAAACTAGAATTAGAGAGAGGCTGTTTGGTCGTTAACATGAGTTCTTACCACATTACGTTGGGTATGGTCGCAATCTGAACTGTTCAAAGGTGCAATCATCCATCTTTGGGGCCTCTATCTCAACCTGGTCGTCTTCCTTACGGTTGAGTAATTGGCTctcatttgttttgtttttttttttaatttatttagttTGTTTGGGGATTCAATTCCAGGCTATGTTCTCCTTCCTTAATTTTGTTATCTTGCATACTGACTCCTTTTGAACATCTAAAGCGTTGCTCTTGATTGAATTGAGTTTCCTATTTTCTGTCCTGAGCTTTGCTTTTGTGTGTCTGTCTATATAATTTAGGATGTTGATCGATATGGGCTTCACTGTCAACATCATTGTTCATTATTGGATTGCTCTGTTTCTAAACAATCTCTACCAATGTGTAATCATTGCCTTTTCCCATTACATACTTccaattcattgataatagcaaatcccgcagcaaagcgcgggcaaacTTTCTAGTAGGATTGAGATTGTAGTAATTGTAAAATAGTTGTTAATTTTGTTCAACATTCTGAAATTTGAGCTTACCAAGAAGTGGATAAAGGATTAGAAGCTTTGTAGATGATTTCATAGCATAGGTGTTGGATATTGAGTTTCCTAAACAAGATTCAATTAGCTTGCGTTTGTATTGCAATTAACAAGAGAAGAGTAAACTGAGTCGAAATACTTGCGCTGTCGACACCATTCGATTCATGTAACTGTGGCCATGGTTCAGTTAGTTGTTCTATAACACGAAGATGGGGCCATAATCAATAGGATTTCTATTTTTCACCCAATCCACCGTTATGGAATTTCAACGGAGTGTTGAAGTAGCAGTATAGTTAGTTGGTTCCAAGGATTCATGGTTCTGTTCTCTATTGGTTTATAGATCTCACTGGAACAAAACACTACGTGGACCCTTCCTTTGAATTAATATTTTGCAGCGGTTTCTTTTTTACCCAAATATTGTGTAGGATTTGAGTACTGATAAGTGATTGACCACAGAAAACTATGAAACCTATGCGCATTATCCCCTTTTCTCTTTTGCTAAGAAGGTTATCGCTTAGTGTTGGTTTGAGTTCCAGTTGCTTCCACTTTATCtgtgttgtgtttttggctcattgatacaatctgaaaattaggatgcagaattcaaatccaagtctagaaaggaaagaggtttgcgcgcagcttttctataagttctaggaaagttagtctttcaagttctattaggatttgtattaaaagcttagtctattaggattatgaatcctaatcccatgttgtatcagcagcctctatgccctataaataggagctgcagtcagttttctggaattaagacagaaagtgcagaaaactgagagtcaaggtgatagagagataagaactagtcagaggggtttgagggatctgcaataagtacttgtaaacacctaaattcttcatagtgctagtgaatctctcaagagagatcacgaagtggacgtaggctaaagttttggctgaaccactctaaaatctgctgtgttgtttctgttttcagttcatctattttctgattttgctttAGTAAAACACAAAGATCCTAAAGGGGCTTACACAATAATCTGTTGAGGTTAATGTATAAATCTTGCATGGATCTGTGGTGCTTGCTATATTTGTTTGAGCTTCGTTGGTTAGATTAGTAACTGAGTTTTTGTTTGTCAGCAGCAGCGACAGATCGGCAAAGGAGAATATCTCTAGAAACTCGGCTCCAAAGTGCTAAGTAGAGTTGGACCACCTCCTTGGGAAACCTAATACAGTAATTTGTTGGACTTGCTTTGTTTCTTGCGTCTATATGGCAGATTCCGGTGGAAATGCAGAACCTGGAGAAGGTATGTTTAActcttgttttcaattttgtttatctATCTCCCTTGAACACACTATTCATTGCCCTTTTTATTTCCAGTTTGCAACTTCTTCAGGAAGCCAACAACAAAGAGAAATTTCAGAAAGCGTACTTCTGAAGCTGAGGACGATGAGGAATCAAATTCTGGGAGTGCGGTATTACCAAGTCAAAGAAAAGCTGCAAAGCCTGATGGCAAGTTGTTTTTTTCTAGTGGACCCTCTAAGAGCTCTGCATCTGATGATGGGAAAGTAATTTTTGAGTTTAAGTCTTCAAAAGAAATCCAAGTTGAACACGATAGCAGAGCAACAGCGACACTGGAGACTGAGACTGAGTTCTCTAGAGACGCCCGGGCAGTTCGAGAGAGAGTTCTTAAGCAGTCAGAGGAGGCCTTGAAGGGAACCGGGAAAAGCACAGGCAATGAAAaactatataaagggctccatGGATATACTGATCATAAGGCTGGGTTTCGTAGAGAGCTAACAGTGGCCAGTGAAAAAGCGGGAGGTTCCCATGGGCCTCTCAGAGCTTCTGCTCACATCAGGGCTTCCACACGATTTGATTATCAGCCAGATATCTGTAAGGATTACAAAGAGACTGGTTACTGTGGGTATGGAGATTCCTGCAAGTTTATGCATGATCGTGGGGACTACAAGTCTGGCTGGCAGATGGAAAGGGAGTGGGATGAAGCAGAGAAAGTCAGGAAGAGAAATTTAGCTTTGCGTGAGGCTGGTGAGGAAGTTGATGATGACGATGacaacgacgacgacgacgacgatgacTTGTTACCCTTTGCATGTTTCATCTGCAGACAAACTTTTGTTGATC
Above is a genomic segment from Rosa chinensis cultivar Old Blush chromosome 3, RchiOBHm-V2, whole genome shotgun sequence containing:
- the LOC112193000 gene encoding zinc finger CCCH domain-containing protein 1, coding for MADSGGNAEPGEVCNFFRKPTTKRNFRKRTSEAEDDEESNSGSAVLPSQRKAAKPDGKLFFSSGPSKSSASDDGKVIFEFKSSKEIQVEHDSRATATLETETEFSRDARAVRERVLKQSEEALKGTGKSTGNEKLYKGLHGYTDHKAGFRRELTVASEKAGGSHGPLRASAHIRASTRFDYQPDICKDYKETGYCGYGDSCKFMHDRGDYKSGWQMEREWDEAEKVRKRNLALREAGEEVDDDDDNDDDDDDDLLPFACFICRQTFVDPVVTKCNHYFCEHCALKHHSKNKKCFVCNKPTLGIFNTAHEIRKRIAAEGK